One Setaria viridis chromosome 5, Setaria_viridis_v4.0, whole genome shotgun sequence genomic region harbors:
- the LOC117856764 gene encoding ubiquitin carboxyl-terminal hydrolase 14, with translation MDLLRSHLHKVRIPEPTNRIHKDECCVSFDTPRSEGGLYVDMSSFLGFGREHVEWNFEKTGNPVYLHIVQRRKPEPDEADRPLKKPTLLAIGVEGGFGDQEPEYDEHFEIIILPDFISLPFPSVDLPEKVRLAVDKVILAESADRKQQLAAWVADKKNISKYAMDLQQLDNGVIVPPTGWKCSKCDKTENLWLNLTDGMILCGRKLWDGSGGNNHAIEHYEQTKYPLAVKLGTITADLEAADVFSYPEDDSVEDPLLAQHLSHFGIDFSSLQKTEMTTAERELDANTNYDWNRIQESGKDAELLFGPGYTGLANLGNSCYMASIMQVMFSTHPFISRYFEKQSLKAAFATAPADPTVDLNMQMTKLGHGLLSGKYSARTKEGQEGIRPRMFKSVIAANHPEFSSMRQQDALDFFLHLIDRVEQANPGNHELNPCSGFKFIIEERVQCPSGKVSYNKRSDYILSLGIPLHEATNKEELEAFNEKKVTMDLDGKEVSNEEIVRPRVPLEACLANFAGPEEIPDFYSTALNSKTTATKTAGFNTFPDYLVLHMRKFVMEAGWVPKKLDVYIDVPDTIDISHMRSKGVQPGEELLPDGASGDNKAEPALPVASEDIVSQLASMGFNYLHCQKAAINTSNTGVEEAMNWLLSHMDDPDINDPISKDSRASESVDEASVQTLISFGFPEDVAIKALKASGGNIEKATDWIFSHPEASSSASADSSTSNVNADDTYVPDGSGRYKLMAFVSHMGTSTHCGHYVAHVLKDGRWTIFNDSKVAASVDLPKDMGYLYFFQRISS, from the exons atGGATCTCCTCCGCTCGCACCTCCACAAGGTCCGCATCCCGGAGCCCACCAACCGCATCCACAAGGACGAGTGCTGCGTCTCCTTCGACACCCCG AGGTCGGAGGGGGGCCTGTACGTGGACATGAGCTCGTTCCTGGGGTTCGGGAGGGAGCATGTGGAGTGGAACTTCGAGAAGACCGGGAACCCCGTGTACCTCCACATCGTGCAGCGCCGGAAGCCGGAGCCCGACGAGGCGGATCGCCCGCTTAAGAAGCCCACACTCCTCGCGATAG GTGTTGAAGGAGGCTTTGGTGATCAAGAACCTGAATATGATGAGCATTTTGAAATCATCATCTTACCTGATTTTATCTCTCTTCCATTCCCTTCAGTTGACTTGCCAGAGAAG GTTAGGCTTGCAGTTGATAAGGTTATCCTTGCTGAGAGTGCTGATAGAAAACAACAACTAGCTGCTTGGGTTGCTGATAAGAAGAACATTAGTAAATATGCTATGGATCTGCAGCAGCTAGACAATGGTGTTATTGTGCCTCCTACTGGATGGAAGTGTAGCAAATGCGATAAAACTGAGAACCTCTGGTTGAATTTAACTGATGGTATGATCCTTTGTGGGAGAAAGCTTTGGGATGGAAGCGGTGGGAATAATCATGCAATTGAACATTACGAACAGACTAAATACCCTCTTGCAGTAAAGCTTGGAACAATAACTGCTGATTTGGAAGCCGCAG ACGTTTTCTCATACCCGGAAGATGATAGTGTTGAAGATCCACTATTAGCTCAGCACTTGTCACATTTCGGTATCGATTTTTCTTCACTTCAAAAG ACTGAGATGACTACTGCCGAGAGAGAACTTGATGCCAACACAAATTATGACTGGAATAGAATACAAGAAAGTGGAAAAGATGCTGAACTTCTATTTGGACCTGGCTATACTGGTCTTGCAAACCTAGGGAACAG TTGCTATATGGCTTCAATAATGCAAGTCATGTTTTCAACCCATCCTTTCATATCGAG ATACTTCGAGAAGCAGAGTTTGAAAGCTGCATTTGCAACTGCACCTGCTGATCCAACTGTGGACCTAAACATGCAGAT GACAAAACTAGGACATGGTTTGCTCTCTGGAAAATATTCTGCACGAACCAAGGAG GGGCAGGAAGGGATACGTCCTCGCATGTTTAAGTCAGTTATTGCTGCGAACCATCCTGAATTTTCTAGTATGAGGCAACAG GATGCCCTTGACTTCTTCCTTCACCTTATTGACCGAGTTGAGCAGGCAAACCCTGGGAACCATGAGTTAAATCCTTGTTCAGGTTTCAAGTTCATTATTGAGGAGAGGGTCCAGTGCCCTTCTGGGAAAGTTTCTTACAACAAACGGTCGGACTACATTCTTTCTTTGGGCATACCACTGCATGAGGCAACTAATAAAG AGGAGCTAGAAGCTTTTAATGAAAAGAAAGTCACAATGGACTTGGATGGAAAAGAAGT GTCTAATGAGGAAATTGTGAGGCCTAGAGTCCCATTGGAGGCATGCTTGGCAAACTTTGCAGGCCCAGAGGAAATTCCTGATTTTTACAGCACTGCTTTAAATTCGAAGACGACTGCCACAAA GACTGCTGGCTTTAACACCTTTCCTGATTACCTGGTGCTGCATATGCGCAAGTTTGTAATGGAAGCAGGATGGGTGCCAAAGAAACTCG ATGTTTATATAGATGTGCCAGATACAATTGATATCTCACATATGCGCAGCAAGGGTGTACAGCCTGGGGAAGAGCTGCTACCCGACGGAG CTTCTGGTGACAACAAAGCGGAGCCTGCTCTACCTGTTGCCAGTGAGGATATTGTGTCCCAGCTTGCAAGTATGGGGTTCAATTACCTTCACTGTCAGAAAGCTGCTATTAACACATCAAACACAGGAGTTGAGGAGGCAATGAATTGGCTCCTCTCACACATGGACGATCCAG ATATAAATGATCCCATATCAAAAGATTCACGTGCTTCTGAATCTGTTGATGAAGCAAGTGTTCAAACTCTCATTTCCTTTGGATTCCCAGAAGATGTTGCCATAAAGGCCCTGAAAGCTTCT GGTGGTAATATCGAGAAAGCTACCGATTGGATTTTTAGCCACCCCGAGGCATCGAGTTCAGCATCTGCTGACTCTTCAACTAGTAATGTAAATGCTGATGACACTTACGTACCAGATGGAAGTGGCA GATACAAGCTGATGGCATTTGTGAGCCATATGGGCACATCCACCCACTGCGGGCACTATGTAGCTCATGTCCTCAAGGATGGGAGGTGGACAATATTCAACGACAGCAAGGTCGCCGCATCTGTCGACCTGCCCAAGGATATGGGCTACCTTTATTTCTTTCAGAGGATTAGCAGCTAG